The segment GCGCCTGCTCGAGGTCGACGGTGTCGGCCACGTGGGCCACGGCGCGCCCGCCCTCGGCGGTGACGAGGTCGACTGTCTCGCCGGCGGGGCCGGCGTCGATGTCGTTGATGACGACCGCGGCGCCGTCGCGCGCGAGGCGCAGCGCCGTCGCCCGCCCGATCCCGCGCCCCGCCCCGGTGACCAGCGCGACCCGTCCGTCCAGCCGTCCCATGCGTGCTCCCGTCGTCGTGCGCCCGCGACCGGGCCCCTGCTCGGCGACCCTAGGGGACGTGCGTACGGGGGCGCACCGCGGCGCCGGGAGGAGCCGGCGGCGCACGAGGACGGCCGCCCCCCGAGGGGAGCGGCCGTCGCGATGTCGTGGCCCGTCAGGGGCGACCCGGCTAGCGGGTCTCCTTGTGCACCGTGTGCTGGTTGCAGTTGGGGCAGTGCTTCTTCATCTCCAGGCGATCCGGGTCGTTGCGCCGGTTCTTCTTGGTGATGTAGTTGCGGTGCTTGCACTCCTGGCAGGCCAGGGTGATCTTCGGGCGGACGTCGCTCTTGGCCACGGGAGTGCCTTTCCTTGCTTCTGACGTGGGTCGATCGGTTGTAGCGGAGGCCGGACTTGAACCGGCGACACAGCGATTATGAGCCGCTTGCTCTACCAGGCTGAGCTACTCCGCCGAGGCGACGACGCCGCCGGGCGGCGGAGCCGTCGGGTCCGAGCCCCCTTACGGAATCGAACCGTAGACCTTCTCCTTACCATGGAGACGCTCTGCCGACTGAGCTAAGGGGGCGTAGAGCCAGAGCAGAGTACCCGTCGGGCGCCCCGTTCTCCAAAACGAGGCTGGTGGGTCCGCGACCGGTGCCCCGCGCGGGTGGGCGGCCCTGGTGCGGCCCTCGCCGGAGCACCCCAGACTGGACCCGTGAGCACCCCCTGGACCGCCGACCGGATCCCCGACCTCTCCGGCCGCCGCGCGGTCGTGACCGGCGCCACCTCGGGCCTCGGCCGCGTCACCGCGCTCGAGCTGGCCCGGCACGGGGCGCACGTCGTCCTCGCGGTGCGCGACGCCGCCCGCGGGGGCGCCGTCGCCGACGAGCTGCGCGCCGAACTGACCGGGACCCCCGGGGCGGGCGACCTCGAGGTCGGCGTCCTCGACCTCGCCGACCTGGCCTCCGTGGCCACGTTCGCCGAGAGCGAGGGCGCCGGGACCCTCGACCTGCTGGTCAACAACGCGGGGGTCATGGCGATCCCGCGACGGGAGACCGCCGACGGCTTCGAGATGCAGCTCGGCACCAACCACCTCGGCCACATGGCGCTGACGCTGCGCCTGCTCCCGGCCCTGGTGCGCGCGGGCTCGGGCGAGCACGGCGCCGCGCGGGTGGTCACGGTGTCGAGCGGGGCGCACCGCTTCGGCCGGATCGACCTCACCGACCTCATGGGCGAGCGCCGCTACCGCCCCTGGGCGGCGTACGGCCAGACCAAGCTGGCCAACCTGCTCTTCGCCTTCGAGCTCCAGCGCCGGCTCGACGCGCGGCAGCTGCCGGTCGCCTCGTTCGCCGCCCACCCCGGCTACGCCGCCACCAACCTCCAGTCGGTGGGACCGCAGATGCGGGGCAGCCAGCTCGGCGCCCGCATGGCCGAGATCGGCAACCGGCTCCTCGCCCAGCCCGCGGAGATGGGGGCGCTGCCGACGCTCTACGCCGCCACGACGCCCGGGCTCCCGCCTGCAGCGTTCGTCGGCCCGGACGGCTTCCTCGAGCAGCGCGGGCACCCGCGGCTGGTGACCGCGACGTCGGCGGCGTACGACGAGGCGGTCGCGGCGGCGCTCTGGGCGCGCAGCGAGGAGCTGGTGGGCCTCACCCTCGAGCAGGCGCTGGCCGGGGTCGGCCCCGACCCGGCCTGAGCCCGGCCGCACACACAGAAGGAGCCGCAGCATGCGCTGCGGCTCCTCGTGTGGCGGGTGATGGATTCGAACCATCGAAGGCAAAGCCGACGGATTTACAGTCCGCTCCCATTGGCCGCTCGGGCAACCCGCCTTTGCCGTCCTTCGACGGCGCAGGGAAGGATACATAGGACGCGCGGCCCGGGTGAAATCGCCCCGACCGCGCCCGACGGGCACGACGACGTGCGGCGAGCACCGGAGAGAGGCACCCGCGACCATGGCCGACAGCAGCTTCGACATCGTGAACAAGATCGACCGCCAGGAGGTCGACAACGCGCTCAACCAGGCGGCGAAGGAGCTCTCGCAGCGCTTCGACTTCAAGAACACGGGGTCCTCGATCGAGTGGAAGGGCGAGCTCTCGGTCGAGATCACCTCGAGCACCGAGGAGCGGGCCAAGGCCGCCCTCGACGTGTTCAAGGACAAGCTGGTCAAGCGGCAGATCTCGCTGAAGAGCCTCGACGCGAGCGACCCGCGGGTGTCCGGCAAGGACTACAAGATCGCCTGCACGCTCACCGCCGGCATCTCCCAGGAGCAGGCCAAGAAGCTCGGCAAGCTGATCCGCGACGAGGGCCCGAAGTCGGTCAAGGCGCAGGTCATGGGCGACGAGCTGCGGGTGACGTCGAAGAGCCGCGACGACCTCCAGGCCGTCCAGGCGCTGGTGAAGGGCGCGGACCTCGACTTCGCGGTGCAGTTCGTCAACTACCGCTGAGGCCGCGCGCGTTCAGACGCCGGCCAGCACCTGGGCGGCGTCGAGGTAGGCGGCCATGATCGTGCCGTTGGCCACCGCGCCGCATCCGCCGGTGACCGCGAGGTCGACGTCGGGGCGCTCGGCGTAGGAGAGCGCCACCAGCGCGAGCGACCCGTCCGAGGACGGGCACGAGCGCGGCCCGTCGTCGTGCGCGAGCGGCAGCGCCGACACGCGCCGGGCCAGCGCCTGCGCCGCCGCGGGACCGAGCGTCGTGCTCGTGTCCAGCCGGCCGGGGCGCGCGTCGTTCATCCCGGCGTACCGGCACACGAGCCCGCCGGTCGGCGC is part of the Frankiales bacterium genome and harbors:
- the rpmG gene encoding 50S ribosomal protein L33, producing the protein MAKSDVRPKITLACQECKHRNYITKKNRRNDPDRLEMKKHCPNCNQHTVHKETR
- a CDS encoding SDR family NAD(P)-dependent oxidoreductase, which gives rise to MSTPWTADRIPDLSGRRAVVTGATSGLGRVTALELARHGAHVVLAVRDAARGGAVADELRAELTGTPGAGDLEVGVLDLADLASVATFAESEGAGTLDLLVNNAGVMAIPRRETADGFEMQLGTNHLGHMALTLRLLPALVRAGSGEHGAARVVTVSSGAHRFGRIDLTDLMGERRYRPWAAYGQTKLANLLFAFELQRRLDARQLPVASFAAHPGYAATNLQSVGPQMRGSQLGARMAEIGNRLLAQPAEMGALPTLYAATTPGLPPAAFVGPDGFLEQRGHPRLVTATSAAYDEAVAAALWARSEELVGLTLEQALAGVGPDPA
- a CDS encoding YajQ family cyclic di-GMP-binding protein, whose protein sequence is MADSSFDIVNKIDRQEVDNALNQAAKELSQRFDFKNTGSSIEWKGELSVEITSSTEERAKAALDVFKDKLVKRQISLKSLDASDPRVSGKDYKIACTLTAGISQEQAKKLGKLIRDEGPKSVKAQVMGDELRVTSKSRDDLQAVQALVKGADLDFAVQFVNYR